A portion of the Lolium rigidum isolate FL_2022 chromosome 1, APGP_CSIRO_Lrig_0.1, whole genome shotgun sequence genome contains these proteins:
- the LOC124703231 gene encoding uncharacterized protein LOC124703231, with translation MGACASKPKTVEGKVPQEEAAAQQTPKVAPDTTTVVSADQVAADQTPEKAEATTPEPAIQIKEEEVVQEKIVVEEEKPTASPVVVEEESAAPAVAEAAEEKPSAATVVIEENTTEAIIKNVAEENGNEEKTTTQQS, from the exons ATGGGTGCCTGCGCCAGCAAGCCCAAGACCGTCGAGGGCAAGGTCCCccaggaggaggccgccgcccaGCAGACACCCAAGGTTGCACCCGACACCACCACCGTCGTCTCCGCTGATCAG GTTGCGGCTGATCAGACaccggagaag GCTGAGGCGACGACTCCCGAGCCGGCGATCCAGATCAAGGAGGAGGAAGTCGTCCAAGAGAAGATCGTCGTCGAGGAGGAGAAGCCCACAGCTAGCCCCGTCGTGGTCGAGGAGGAGAGCGCCGCCCCCGCAGTAGCCGAGGCGGCTGAGGAAAAGCCTTCGGCGGCCACCGTCGTCATTGAGGAGAACACCACGGAGGCGATCATCAAGAACGTCGCGGAGGAGAACGgcaacgaggagaagacgacaACGCAGCAGAGCTGA